A region from the Acidobacteriota bacterium genome encodes:
- a CDS encoding periplasmic heavy metal sensor, translated as MKATEHILSAALALVLTLAAAGWAQQPPTGAPQQRGQQRIQDAIKTVLDLSDRQFAEMTELRDAHQAKLKEYSDENRTLEQSKRAIMQASGADPVKIGSITLRQDALTQMIQQENEAYHIGSLALLTATQRDKVIAIEAALKLAPSAGALMQFGLLDTAVLGGRGGFMGMAPGQGFGGQGGPGMMMRGGPPPQN; from the coding sequence ATGAAGGCGACAGAACACATTTTATCCGCAGCGCTGGCGCTGGTGCTGACGCTGGCCGCCGCGGGTTGGGCGCAGCAGCCGCCTACCGGCGCGCCACAGCAGCGCGGGCAGCAGCGCATCCAAGACGCCATTAAGACTGTCCTCGATCTCAGCGACCGTCAGTTCGCCGAGATGACCGAGCTGCGCGACGCGCACCAGGCCAAGCTCAAGGAGTACAGCGACGAGAATCGCACTCTGGAGCAGAGCAAGCGCGCCATCATGCAGGCCTCCGGCGCCGATCCCGTCAAGATCGGCTCCATCACCCTGCGCCAGGACGCGCTGACCCAGATGATCCAGCAGGAGAACGAGGCCTACCACATTGGCTCACTGGCTCTGCTGACCGCCACGCAGCGCGATAAAGTTATCGCAATCGAAGCTGCCTTGAAGCTCGCGCCCAGCGCCGGTGCACTTATGCAGTTCGGCTTGCTGGATACAGCGGTCCTCGGCGGTCGCGGCGGATTCATGGGCATGGCCCCCGGCCAGGGGTTCGGCGGCCAAGGCGGCCCCGGCATGATGATGCGCGGTGGTCCACCTCCGCAAAACTAA